The proteins below are encoded in one region of Leptospira noumeaensis:
- a CDS encoding flavin monoamine oxidase family protein yields the protein MNRKSFLQKLSAVTFGAGLILPKKTFGQTTTVTTAETKPKSSGGKKAVVLGGGLSGLYSAYLLKQTGYDVTIIERGEKLGGRIATYENAELGILQDLGGEWIGEGQSDIKSLIKQLGLDLIPSNITDRFSLQKSNSDSLKISSSSLETLDKVIELHKSLGNTQKQGLDKINFSSYARYQGLTEEEIRSMNELYRVILGADLNQISSESVLDDLSAFQSALKPKFQVRGGAERIIKELSNSLRNQEFILGETVTKVSQQKNQVTVELSSGRSVKGSLVVCSLPSAAVLDIKWTPGLPKDLIYSALRMQTGKISKNLSLVKSKDSLSKLFLSTNTAAETLYVSESAIGNNVTAVTSISTGDRASLFEKGSDRQKKNLMTSSLEEVNDLELILDSPFIFHSFQKSTGRAGFVSLFPPGSFGIKDIWAEPFERVFFAGEHLAFHTGSMDSAVASAIQAVSRT from the coding sequence ATGAATCGAAAAAGTTTCTTACAAAAGCTGAGCGCTGTTACCTTCGGGGCAGGATTGATCCTTCCCAAAAAAACATTCGGACAAACCACAACAGTTACGACTGCCGAAACCAAACCCAAGTCTAGCGGTGGAAAAAAAGCTGTCGTTCTCGGTGGTGGCCTCTCGGGACTCTACTCTGCCTATCTGTTAAAACAAACAGGGTATGATGTCACCATCATTGAAAGGGGAGAAAAATTAGGTGGGCGGATTGCCACCTATGAAAATGCAGAACTTGGAATCTTACAAGATTTAGGTGGAGAGTGGATTGGAGAAGGACAATCGGACATCAAAAGTTTGATCAAACAACTGGGTTTGGATTTAATTCCTTCTAATATTACAGACAGATTTTCACTTCAAAAATCGAATTCTGATTCATTAAAAATCTCATCTTCTTCTCTGGAAACCTTGGACAAGGTCATCGAACTCCATAAGTCTCTGGGAAACACACAAAAACAAGGATTGGACAAAATCAATTTTTCATCCTATGCCCGCTACCAAGGATTAACTGAAGAAGAAATTCGTTCTATGAACGAATTATACCGAGTCATCTTAGGTGCCGATTTAAATCAAATTTCAAGCGAATCTGTGTTAGATGACCTTTCGGCTTTCCAATCAGCTTTGAAACCAAAATTTCAAGTGCGTGGTGGAGCTGAACGAATCATAAAAGAACTATCTAATTCTTTACGAAACCAAGAATTCATTTTAGGAGAAACAGTCACAAAGGTTTCTCAACAAAAAAACCAAGTTACCGTAGAACTGTCATCTGGACGTTCCGTAAAGGGAAGTTTGGTAGTTTGTTCTCTCCCTTCTGCTGCGGTTCTGGATATCAAATGGACACCGGGTTTACCAAAGGATTTGATTTACTCTGCCCTTCGGATGCAAACGGGAAAAATATCCAAAAACTTAAGTTTGGTCAAATCCAAAGATTCCTTGTCGAAGTTATTTTTATCCACCAACACGGCCGCAGAAACCTTATATGTATCAGAATCTGCCATTGGAAACAACGTAACTGCTGTTACTTCCATAAGCACAGGAGATAGAGCTTCTTTATTCGAAAAAGGTAGTGATCGTCAGAAAAAAAATCTAATGACCTCTTCCTTAGAAGAAGTAAACGATTTGGAACTTATCCTCGATTCACCTTTTATCTTTCATAGTTTCCAAAAATCAACGGGAAGAGCGGGATTTGTTTCTTTGTTTCCACCGGGTAGTTTTGGAATCAAAGATATTTGGGCCGAACCTTTCGAAAGAGTCTTTTTTGCAGGAGAACATTTGGCATTCCATACGGGAAGTATGGATTCTGCCGTTGCCTCTGCCATCCAAGCCGTCAGTAGAACATAA